In the genome of Bryobacteraceae bacterium, one region contains:
- a CDS encoding M14 family metallopeptidase has translation MMRRLLAPALAAAVTLTAAVPTPESHFGHRMGEDRKLLDWSKVVTYFQALGKSSDRIRVRELGKTTEGRPFIAAWIASPATLARLDHYLAVQQRLADPRRTTEEEAVKYIAEGKAVVMITCSIHSTEVASTSTAVQFAHDILTGDSPKFRAILDNVIFILVPSLNPDGVDKVTAWYRKTLGAPYEGTSPPELYQKYIGHDNNRDWYIFSQAETRLAVSQLHNVWHPQIVYDVHQQGANASRMFVPPWLDPIEPNIDPIIAQLCNMVGMGIAADLTAAGKKGVAVNAIYDFWTPARHYQAYHGGLRILTESASARLATPITVKPEEINETANGYLPRVRSWNYLEPWLGGAWRVSDILEYQRIAWESVLWQAAARREDFLRAFYAIGRNAIANPHPGFAIPKQQRDPGATRLLLDTLRFGMVEVEETGDAWLISMRQPYSAWVKTLLERQEYPDLRLYPGGPPRRPYDVTAHTLPLLMGVDVALRDQQTKPAAAAQPTASFWPAADTDSWRKVNAVWKRGATVWRDLATGDFSPNRRAGWSEIRRPRIGLYRSQQPSMDEGWTRWMLEQFGFAYRSVTNAMVLEGKLGAEFDAIVFPDQGPGTINNGYRPGSMPPEYTGGLGGAGAKALIDFAEAGGALIFLNDSALYAAGHLGVPVRNVLRGIPSRDFYCPGSLLNVKLDTSHRLTRGLPAELPIWFEGSPAWEIPSGGAKTVARYGDSGLLASGWLLGEKHLAGRAALLEAPMGKGSAILFGMRPQYRAQSYLTLKLLFNALLPERP, from the coding sequence ATGATGCGCCGGCTGCTCGCGCCGGCGCTGGCAGCCGCGGTTACGCTCACCGCCGCCGTCCCCACTCCTGAATCGCACTTCGGCCACCGCATGGGCGAGGATCGCAAGCTCCTCGATTGGTCCAAGGTCGTCACGTACTTCCAGGCGCTCGGCAAATCGAGCGATCGCATTCGTGTCCGCGAACTCGGCAAGACCACGGAAGGCCGCCCGTTCATCGCGGCCTGGATCGCCAGTCCCGCGACGCTTGCCCGCCTGGATCACTACCTCGCCGTCCAACAGCGCCTCGCCGACCCCCGGCGGACCACTGAAGAGGAAGCCGTGAAGTACATTGCCGAAGGCAAAGCCGTGGTGATGATCACCTGCTCCATACACTCCACGGAGGTCGCCTCCACTTCCACGGCCGTCCAGTTCGCCCACGATATCCTCACCGGCGACAGTCCGAAGTTCCGCGCCATTCTGGACAACGTCATCTTCATCCTCGTGCCGTCGCTCAACCCCGACGGCGTCGATAAGGTCACGGCGTGGTACCGCAAGACTCTCGGCGCCCCGTATGAAGGCACGTCGCCGCCCGAACTCTACCAGAAATACATCGGCCACGACAACAACCGTGACTGGTATATTTTTTCCCAAGCCGAAACACGCCTGGCCGTCTCTCAACTCCACAACGTCTGGCATCCGCAGATCGTCTACGATGTCCATCAACAGGGCGCAAACGCCTCCCGCATGTTTGTCCCGCCCTGGCTCGACCCCATCGAGCCCAACATCGATCCGATCATCGCCCAGCTCTGCAACATGGTCGGCATGGGCATCGCCGCGGACCTGACGGCCGCCGGCAAGAAGGGCGTCGCCGTCAACGCCATCTACGACTTCTGGACCCCGGCGCGCCACTACCAGGCCTATCACGGAGGCCTTCGCATTCTCACGGAGTCGGCTTCGGCGCGGTTGGCCACGCCTATCACCGTGAAGCCGGAGGAGATCAACGAGACGGCGAACGGCTATCTACCGCGCGTTCGTAGCTGGAACTATCTGGAGCCGTGGCTCGGCGGCGCGTGGCGAGTCTCCGACATCCTCGAATACCAGCGGATCGCCTGGGAGTCCGTGCTTTGGCAGGCGGCCGCCCGTCGCGAGGACTTTCTTCGCGCCTTCTACGCTATCGGGCGCAACGCGATCGCCAACCCGCACCCCGGCTTTGCGATTCCGAAACAACAGCGCGATCCGGGCGCTACACGCCTCCTGCTCGACACGCTCCGCTTCGGCATGGTCGAAGTGGAGGAGACCGGCGACGCATGGCTCATCTCCATGCGCCAGCCCTATAGCGCCTGGGTCAAGACGCTGCTCGAACGGCAGGAGTATCCGGACCTGCGGCTCTATCCGGGCGGTCCGCCGCGTCGTCCCTACGATGTCACCGCGCACACCTTGCCCCTGCTGATGGGGGTCGATGTTGCGCTGCGCGATCAGCAGACCAAACCCGCGGCCGCGGCTCAGCCCACCGCCTCCTTCTGGCCGGCGGCCGACACCGATTCCTGGAGAAAAGTGAACGCCGTGTGGAAGCGCGGCGCGACCGTCTGGCGCGACCTGGCCACTGGCGACTTCTCGCCGAACCGCCGGGCGGGCTGGTCCGAAATCCGCCGACCCCGAATTGGACTCTACCGCAGTCAGCAGCCCTCCATGGACGAAGGCTGGACACGCTGGATGCTCGAGCAGTTCGGCTTCGCCTACCGCAGCGTCACCAACGCGATGGTACTCGAAGGGAAGCTCGGGGCTGAATTCGACGCGATTGTCTTTCCGGATCAAGGCCCGGGCACGATCAACAACGGCTATCGACCCGGCTCGATGCCACCCGAGTACACAGGCGGACTCGGCGGCGCCGGCGCCAAGGCGCTGATCGATTTCGCCGAAGCCGGCGGCGCCCTCATCTTCCTCAACGATTCCGCGCTCTACGCCGCCGGCCACCTTGGCGTCCCCGTCCGCAACGTCCTGCGCGGTATCCCGTCGCGCGACTTCTACTGTCCCGGCTCGCTGCTCAACGTGAAGCTCGACACCTCGCACCGCCTCACCCGCGGCCTGCCCGCTGAACTCCCCATCTGGTTCGAAGGGAGTCCGGCCTGGGAGATCCCGTCGGGCGGCGCGAAGACCGTGGCCCGCTACGGCGATTCCGGCCTTCTTGCCTCCGGCTGGCTGCTCGGCGAAAAGCATCTCGCCGGCCGCGCCGCGCTCCTCGAAGCGCCGATGGGGAAGGGAAGCGCCATCCTTTTCGGGATGCGCCCTCAATACCGTGCGCAAAGCTACCTGACTCTCAAGCTGCTCTTCAACGCCCTTCTGCCGGAGCGGCCTTGA
- a CDS encoding sugar phosphate isomerase/epimerase family protein, whose product MLLGSVTYNLLKDWDLETLIAKLEAAGFEAVELRTTHAHGVEPSISSAERTRVRQRFERSKVRLLSFGSTAEFHSPDAAVRAKHIADAKAFIDLAHDTGAWGVKVRPNGLPADVPKEKTIETIGACLREVGDYGSGRGVEIWMEVHGRLTQVPTVSHAIMKAANHNNVGVCWNSNPTDIVNGSIKPSFDLLKPYIKNVHINELANPAYPWRELFSLLRQAKYERYTLAECQESKEPERFLRWYRALWLELQRA is encoded by the coding sequence ATGCTGCTCGGATCGGTCACCTACAACCTGCTGAAAGATTGGGATCTCGAGACTCTGATCGCCAAACTCGAGGCTGCCGGTTTCGAGGCCGTGGAACTCCGCACCACGCACGCACACGGCGTGGAGCCATCGATTTCCTCCGCTGAGCGCACGCGTGTCCGCCAACGTTTTGAGCGCAGCAAAGTGCGTCTTCTCAGCTTCGGTTCCACAGCCGAATTCCACTCGCCGGACGCCGCCGTCCGCGCCAAGCACATTGCCGACGCCAAGGCGTTCATTGACCTCGCGCACGACACCGGCGCCTGGGGAGTGAAGGTCCGCCCGAATGGCCTTCCCGCGGACGTTCCCAAGGAGAAGACCATTGAGACAATCGGTGCGTGCCTTCGCGAGGTCGGCGATTATGGCTCCGGCCGCGGCGTCGAGATTTGGATGGAAGTCCACGGCCGTCTCACCCAGGTTCCTACCGTATCCCACGCCATCATGAAGGCTGCGAACCACAATAACGTCGGCGTGTGCTGGAATTCCAACCCCACCGATATCGTCAATGGATCCATCAAGCCGAGCTTCGATCTCCTGAAGCCCTACATCAAGAACGTTCACATCAACGAGTTGGCGAACCCCGCCTACCCCTGGCGAGAGTTGTTCTCCCTGCTGCGGCAGGCGAAGTACGAGCGCTACACGCTTGCCGAGTGCCAGGAAAGCAAAGAGCCGGAACGCTTTCTTCGCTGGTATCGCGCCCTCTGGCTGGAACTCCAGCGCGCATGA
- a CDS encoding DoxX family protein → MQDSMAQPPLAAWRSWTAFVCALAVAIFFIGAGVWKVMDPIGWAAKVSQLKVPAGMSLPLAVGLGIVEIFSGILLLVPRFRRWGAWLTGALLFVFMAYIGVNYNALRGEDCTCFPFLERAIGPQFFATDFLMLAAAGIAGWFARPSIGFRPAALVLGAVCVFAGVSYGVTAARQSGAEAPATVAVNGQPYDLHGGRVLLYFFDPECSHCFAAAKDMSGYTWNNVRVVGVPTRVPQFASQFLSDTGLKAELTSDVEPLKKVFPFNDPPFAVALESGRQRQAFIFFEGNEPKESLRKLGFVR, encoded by the coding sequence ATGCAAGACAGTATGGCACAGCCCCCGCTGGCAGCCTGGCGGAGCTGGACCGCCTTCGTTTGCGCCCTGGCCGTCGCCATCTTCTTCATCGGCGCGGGTGTGTGGAAGGTGATGGACCCAATCGGCTGGGCCGCGAAAGTCTCCCAACTCAAGGTCCCTGCGGGGATGTCGCTGCCGCTTGCCGTTGGCCTCGGTATCGTTGAGATCTTCTCCGGCATCCTGCTGCTAGTGCCGCGCTTCCGACGCTGGGGCGCGTGGCTCACCGGCGCGCTGCTGTTCGTCTTCATGGCCTATATCGGCGTCAACTACAATGCGCTGCGAGGCGAGGATTGCACGTGCTTCCCGTTTCTCGAGCGCGCCATCGGACCGCAGTTCTTCGCCACGGACTTCCTTATGTTGGCCGCCGCGGGCATCGCCGGATGGTTCGCGCGCCCGTCCATCGGGTTTCGCCCGGCGGCGCTCGTGCTAGGCGCTGTGTGCGTGTTCGCCGGCGTCTCCTACGGCGTCACCGCCGCCCGGCAGTCGGGCGCCGAAGCTCCCGCCACCGTGGCTGTCAACGGACAGCCCTACGATCTCCACGGGGGGCGCGTATTGCTCTATTTCTTTGACCCGGAATGCTCGCATTGTTTTGCGGCGGCGAAGGATATGTCCGGCTACACGTGGAATAACGTCCGCGTCGTTGGCGTTCCCACGCGGGTACCGCAATTCGCCTCGCAATTCCTGTCCGATACCGGTTTGAAGGCTGAACTCACCTCGGATGTGGAACCGTTGAAGAAAGTGTTCCCGTTCAACGATCCCCCGTTTGCGGTCGCACTCGAGTCCGGCCGCCAGCGTCAGGCGTTCATCTTTTTCGAGGGGAACGAACCAAAGGAAAGTCTGCGCAAGCTCGGCTTCGTGCGTTAA
- a CDS encoding amidohydrolase family protein: MRLAAFLLAAAAFAQNYDIVIRGGRVIDPESNLDAVRNIGIRGKTIAEISTKKLTGKREIDAAGKVVAPGFIDLHQHGQTDENYRLKALDGVTTALELEIGVSPAKPWYEQRRGKARIHYGASAGHIPARMIVMKDTGEWLPRDEAIRRYATHAERDAIARLLETDLTDGALGIGFGFNYTPKALNEELQQMFDIGAKWKRPAFIHMRYGSMGEPGVLASIHEVVAYCVMTGASAHIVHLGASSTINFDIAIDAVERARKHGIDLTAESYPYIAGMTRIETSIFDPGFTERLGLKYENMMWVETGERLTRETFEKYRKQGGLVATFTNTEEMIRRNMAHPLVMIASDGILENGKGHPRAAGASARVLGRYVREEKALSLNLAIRKLALMPAKRLETMSPQMRRKGRIREGADADIAVFDPNIVIDHATFDKPGVASEGFAYVLVEGTPVVDGGKIVEDAYPGQGITAGK, encoded by the coding sequence ATGCGCCTCGCCGCTTTTCTCCTCGCTGCCGCCGCCTTCGCCCAAAACTACGACATCGTCATCCGCGGCGGCCGCGTCATCGATCCGGAGTCGAACCTCGACGCCGTGCGCAATATCGGCATTCGCGGCAAGACCATTGCTGAGATCTCGACGAAGAAGCTTACCGGTAAACGAGAAATCGACGCTGCGGGCAAGGTCGTAGCGCCCGGCTTCATCGACCTCCACCAGCATGGCCAGACGGACGAAAACTACCGGCTTAAGGCGCTCGACGGCGTCACCACCGCGCTCGAGCTCGAAATCGGCGTGAGCCCCGCCAAACCCTGGTACGAACAGCGACGTGGCAAAGCCCGCATCCACTACGGGGCGAGCGCCGGTCACATCCCCGCGCGCATGATTGTCATGAAAGACACCGGTGAGTGGCTCCCGCGCGATGAAGCGATTCGTCGCTACGCCACGCACGCGGAACGCGACGCGATCGCACGCCTCCTCGAAACTGACCTCACCGACGGCGCACTCGGTATCGGCTTTGGCTTCAACTATACGCCCAAGGCACTCAATGAAGAGCTGCAGCAAATGTTCGACATCGGTGCGAAGTGGAAGCGCCCGGCGTTCATCCACATGCGCTACGGATCGATGGGTGAACCAGGCGTGCTCGCCTCCATTCACGAAGTGGTCGCCTATTGCGTGATGACTGGCGCCTCGGCCCACATCGTTCATCTCGGAGCCTCATCCACCATCAATTTCGACATCGCTATCGATGCCGTCGAGCGCGCCCGCAAGCACGGCATTGACCTCACTGCGGAATCCTACCCCTACATCGCCGGCATGACGCGTATCGAAACGTCGATCTTCGATCCCGGCTTCACCGAGCGCCTCGGCCTCAAGTACGAAAACATGATGTGGGTGGAAACCGGCGAGCGTCTCACCAGGGAGACGTTCGAGAAGTACCGCAAGCAGGGCGGACTCGTCGCCACGTTCACGAACACCGAAGAGATGATCCGCCGTAACATGGCTCATCCGCTCGTGATGATCGCAAGCGACGGCATTCTCGAAAATGGCAAGGGCCACCCGCGTGCCGCTGGCGCCTCGGCCCGTGTTCTCGGCCGCTACGTTCGCGAGGAGAAGGCGCTCTCGCTGAATCTTGCCATCCGCAAGCTCGCGCTGATGCCCGCCAAGCGCCTGGAAACCATGTCGCCGCAGATGCGCCGCAAGGGCCGCATCCGCGAAGGCGCGGATGCCGACATCGCTGTCTTCGATCCCAACATCGTCATCGACCACGCAACGTTCGACAAACCAGGCGTCGCCTCCGAGGGCTTCGCCTACGTCCTCGTCGAAGGAACTCCCGTCGTCGACGGCGGGAAGATCGTCGAAGATGCATACCCGGGGCAGGGAATCACCGCCGGAAAGTAG
- a CDS encoding M48 family metallopeptidase, which translates to MTATRLFKQACAALALSAMLVPSYAASKDKKKDPDAIGERDVGKGVNWYSLEKEIAMGKQLAQEIERQAKIVDDPVIAEYVNRVGQNLVRNSDVKVPVTIKVIDSEEVNAFALPGGFFFVNTGLILRAETEAELAGVMGHELAHIAARHGTRQATRGNIVNLATIPLIFMGGWAGYGVRQAASVLVPIGFLSFSRGFESEADLLGLQYLYKAGYDPTAFVDFFEKLQSDEKRKPGTMAKVFSSHPPTDDRIKNSQKNIQEILTAKPEYVVTTSEFNDVKFRLSQLLNRRRVDDKEDANKPRLRKQGSGRIDSDGNEKPKAEDEDERPTLKRRN; encoded by the coding sequence ATGACGGCGACGCGACTATTCAAGCAAGCATGCGCGGCCTTGGCCCTGAGCGCGATGCTGGTCCCCTCGTACGCAGCGAGCAAGGACAAGAAGAAAGACCCAGACGCAATCGGCGAACGCGATGTCGGCAAGGGCGTGAACTGGTACTCGCTCGAGAAAGAGATCGCGATGGGCAAGCAGTTGGCCCAGGAGATCGAACGCCAGGCAAAGATCGTGGACGACCCGGTGATAGCCGAGTACGTAAACCGTGTCGGCCAGAACCTGGTGCGGAATTCAGACGTGAAGGTTCCGGTGACGATCAAGGTGATCGATTCGGAAGAAGTGAACGCCTTCGCGCTGCCCGGCGGTTTCTTCTTTGTGAACACGGGGCTCATTCTGCGCGCGGAGACCGAAGCGGAACTGGCGGGCGTGATGGGGCATGAACTTGCACACATCGCGGCGCGGCACGGTACCCGGCAGGCCACGCGCGGCAACATCGTCAACTTGGCGACCATTCCGCTGATCTTCATGGGCGGCTGGGCCGGCTATGGTGTGCGGCAGGCGGCGAGCGTGCTGGTGCCGATCGGGTTCCTGTCGTTCTCGCGCGGATTCGAGTCCGAAGCGGACCTGCTCGGATTGCAGTACCTCTACAAGGCGGGCTACGATCCGACGGCCTTCGTGGACTTCTTCGAAAAGCTGCAATCAGACGAGAAACGAAAACCGGGCACGATGGCGAAGGTATTCTCCTCGCACCCGCCCACCGACGACCGCATCAAGAATTCCCAGAAGAATATTCAGGAGATTCTGACGGCGAAGCCGGAGTATGTGGTGACGACTTCCGAGTTCAACGACGTGAAGTTCCGGCTGTCGCAGTTGCTCAATCGCCGGCGCGTGGACGACAAGGAAGACGCCAACAAACCACGGCTGCGCAAGCAGGGTTCCGGCCGGATCGACTCCGACGGCAACGAGAAACCGAAGGCGGAAGACGAAGACGAGCGGCCTACCCTCAAACGTAGGAATTGA
- a CDS encoding amidohydrolase: MPFIVSPVLVLAAILAGALPAAGAEAEVVYFNANIYTGNPLQPQAKAMAVTGSRIVAVGDDLGEWVGPKTIRADLKGATVTAGFIDAHGHVAGLGQSLEVVDLRKASSAADAARMVREAAEKTAAGGWILGRGWDQTRWPGGEFPDRAPLDEAAPEHPVFLTRVDGHAAWVNQRALVLADVNMRTADPAGGRIIRKDGRVAGVLVDRAMGLVSRKIPPPDHASLRERIKVAARECARLGLTGVHDAGVGAGELAAYRELVARGRLPIRVYAMIGGAGDLWRETLARGPEVGDRLTIRSIKLMADGALGSRGAALKEPYSDDPEQSGLMILSREQVENVARDAVAAGFQVNTHAIGDRANRTVLDAYGVALGGKNDRRFRIEHAQVIAPDDFDLFAKFSIVASMQSTHATSDMRWAEERLGPKRIAGAYAWQQLLRRGVVLANGSDFPVESPDPMLGFYAAVTRQDTRGEPPGGWRPSDALSRVEALRSWTWAGAYAAFEERDKGTIEPGKLADFVVWSGDIMTMPAREIPLTRALRTVVGGQTVWREEFNGRVEIKPGAPSFFEASPRDGAAAMRCRFTAESSAGVVRAMLMSREEMEDYERKGWEKLADVGQYSNSRTIRGPVNPGEVLVFDSGATRRPLWTHVNIGFEYDAPQAPRTVSRRRMWVVIAASLSFLGAACGIGGWRVMRAFRRRDEAEY, from the coding sequence ATGCCCTTCATTGTATCGCCCGTGTTGGTTCTTGCGGCGATCCTGGCGGGCGCGCTTCCGGCGGCTGGAGCCGAGGCGGAAGTCGTCTACTTCAACGCGAACATCTACACCGGAAATCCCCTCCAGCCGCAGGCGAAGGCGATGGCGGTTACGGGCAGCCGGATCGTCGCCGTCGGCGACGATCTCGGCGAGTGGGTGGGTCCAAAGACGATCCGCGCGGACTTGAAGGGCGCCACGGTGACGGCTGGATTCATTGATGCGCACGGCCATGTCGCCGGGCTGGGGCAAAGCCTGGAAGTGGTGGATCTGCGGAAGGCGAGTTCGGCGGCGGATGCCGCGCGGATGGTGCGCGAAGCAGCGGAAAAGACCGCCGCCGGCGGCTGGATCCTGGGCCGCGGGTGGGATCAAACCCGATGGCCGGGAGGCGAGTTTCCGGATCGCGCCCCGCTCGACGAAGCCGCGCCCGAACATCCGGTTTTCCTGACGCGCGTGGACGGCCACGCCGCCTGGGTGAACCAGCGCGCGCTCGTGTTGGCGGACGTGAACATGCGGACGGCGGATCCGGCTGGCGGGCGAATCATCAGGAAAGACGGGCGCGTAGCGGGCGTGCTCGTGGACCGGGCGATGGGCCTGGTGAGCAGGAAGATCCCGCCGCCGGACCACGCATCGTTGCGGGAGCGCATCAAGGTGGCGGCGCGCGAGTGCGCACGGCTGGGGCTGACCGGCGTCCACGACGCGGGCGTCGGGGCAGGCGAGCTGGCCGCGTATCGCGAGTTGGTCGCTCGTGGGCGGCTTCCGATCCGCGTATACGCGATGATCGGGGGAGCCGGCGATCTGTGGCGCGAAACGTTGGCGCGCGGGCCCGAAGTTGGTGATCGCCTGACGATTCGCAGTATCAAGCTCATGGCCGACGGCGCATTGGGGTCCCGCGGCGCGGCGCTCAAAGAGCCGTATTCGGACGATCCGGAGCAGTCGGGGCTGATGATCCTGTCGCGGGAACAGGTGGAAAATGTGGCCCGCGACGCTGTGGCGGCCGGTTTTCAGGTGAATACCCACGCAATTGGAGACCGCGCCAATCGGACCGTGCTCGACGCCTACGGAGTCGCGCTCGGCGGCAAGAACGACAGAAGGTTCCGGATTGAGCATGCGCAGGTGATAGCACCGGACGACTTCGACCTCTTCGCGAAATTCTCGATTGTCGCGTCGATGCAGTCGACGCATGCGACGTCGGATATGCGGTGGGCGGAGGAGAGGCTGGGGCCAAAGCGAATCGCGGGCGCCTATGCGTGGCAGCAACTGCTGCGGCGCGGCGTGGTGCTGGCGAATGGCAGCGATTTCCCGGTGGAGAGCCCAGACCCGATGCTCGGCTTCTACGCGGCCGTCACCAGGCAGGACACTCGGGGCGAGCCGCCTGGCGGATGGCGTCCGAGCGACGCTCTGTCGCGCGTGGAGGCGCTGCGGAGCTGGACATGGGCCGGCGCCTACGCGGCATTCGAGGAGCGTGACAAAGGCACGATCGAGCCAGGGAAGCTCGCCGACTTCGTGGTTTGGTCGGGCGACATCATGACGATGCCGGCGCGGGAGATCCCTCTGACCCGCGCCCTTCGAACTGTCGTTGGAGGACAAACGGTTTGGCGCGAGGAGTTCAACGGGCGCGTGGAGATCAAGCCCGGAGCGCCGAGCTTCTTCGAAGCCAGCCCGCGCGACGGAGCCGCGGCGATGCGCTGCCGATTCACCGCGGAGAGCAGTGCCGGCGTAGTCCGGGCAATGCTGATGTCGCGGGAGGAGATGGAGGACTACGAACGAAAGGGCTGGGAGAAGCTGGCCGACGTGGGCCAATATTCGAACTCCCGGACGATCCGCGGCCCCGTGAATCCCGGCGAGGTGCTGGTGTTCGACAGCGGAGCCACGCGGCGTCCGTTGTGGACCCATGTGAACATCGGCTTCGAGTATGACGCCCCGCAGGCGCCTCGCACCGTGTCGCGGCGGCGGATGTGGGTGGTGATCGCCGCGAGTTTGAGTTTCCTGGGCGCCGCGTGCGGAATCGGCGGGTGGCGGGTGATGCGGGCGTTTCGGCGGCGGGACGAAGCGGAGTATTGA
- a CDS encoding aminotransferase class V-fold PLP-dependent enzyme, with product MSSIWQRVRHQFPVTENLIYLNHAAVTPLPKFTADAMAALAADACQWGSFHYDEWLQAYEDVRVSAAKLIGAHRDEIAFVKNTSEGIATVALGLDWRPGDRIVAFREEFPANYYIWDRVPGAQVTWLSVHDPLDAIDAACEGARLLAISYVNYLSGFTVDLNAIGEICRRRGVFFLVDAIQGLGALPLHVDAAHIDALAADGHKWLLGPEGCGILYVRRDRLDSIAPVEFGWTNVRHYADYASRDTTLRSDAGRYEPGTLNTIGLYGLRASLDFIKQIGLDEITPAVRALAARIESGVRAKGCEVLPTGSGIVTFRKPGADSRLIVSALRNERILTAPRQGWIRTSPHFYIAPDEIDRMLDVIP from the coding sequence ATGAGTTCCATCTGGCAGCGCGTGCGCCACCAATTCCCGGTAACGGAAAATCTCATCTACCTCAACCACGCCGCCGTCACCCCCCTTCCCAAGTTCACTGCGGACGCCATGGCGGCACTGGCCGCCGATGCGTGCCAGTGGGGCTCGTTCCACTACGACGAATGGCTCCAAGCTTATGAAGATGTGCGGGTTAGCGCCGCCAAGCTGATCGGCGCGCACCGCGACGAGATCGCTTTCGTGAAGAACACGTCGGAGGGCATCGCCACCGTCGCGCTGGGCCTTGATTGGCGCCCCGGTGACCGCATCGTCGCCTTCCGTGAGGAGTTTCCCGCCAACTACTACATATGGGACCGGGTTCCCGGCGCCCAGGTCACGTGGCTGTCCGTCCACGATCCGCTCGACGCCATCGACGCCGCCTGCGAGGGCGCGCGCCTGCTCGCCATCAGCTACGTCAACTACTTGTCCGGGTTCACGGTCGATCTCAACGCCATCGGTGAAATCTGCCGCCGCCGCGGCGTATTCTTCCTCGTCGACGCCATTCAGGGGCTCGGCGCGCTTCCCCTCCACGTTGACGCCGCCCATATCGACGCCCTCGCCGCTGACGGCCACAAATGGCTCCTCGGTCCCGAGGGCTGCGGCATTCTCTACGTCCGCCGCGACCGGCTCGACTCCATCGCACCGGTCGAGTTCGGCTGGACCAACGTCCGCCACTACGCCGACTACGCCTCCCGCGACACGACCCTACGTTCCGACGCCGGCCGTTACGAACCCGGCACCCTGAACACCATCGGTCTTTACGGTCTCCGCGCCTCGCTCGACTTCATCAAGCAAATCGGCCTCGACGAGATTACGCCCGCCGTACGCGCCCTCGCCGCCCGCATCGAAAGCGGCGTCCGCGCGAAAGGCTGCGAGGTGCTCCCGACCGGTTCGGGAATCGTCACTTTCCGCAAGCCCGGCGCCGATAGCCGCCTCATCGTTTCCGCCCTGCGCAACGAACGGATCCTCACCGCGCCGCGCCAGGGCTGGATCCGCACATCGCCCCATTTCTACATCGCCCCGGACGAAATCGACCGCATGCTGGACGTGATACCCTGA